The window CCATGGCTTTTTCTGTTCACTTTTATATGacaatttataaacaaaatttgcCTTTTTTTGGTACCTCCTGTTTAAAGATCAAGGAAGgggattaattataaaaaaatgttataaagtTGCCACAATCTTAAACTTAAAATATCATTAACCATATATAACATTCAATAACTTCCAACACAGAATTCCATTACAAACCACAGAATGTTTAGTTAATTCAATATACTGTTACATCCTTACCATAAAGTAACTGCTAGTCCTATGTTATAAACTATGTATTGTAcacaaaagaaaacagaagtaaCAATACATATTAACACAAACAGTCTCGAATAATTTTGCACATGGACTGTACATTTATGCAATGTAAAATTTTCCATGGAGACGTAAGAAGTACCAAAATTTCTATGCATGTCGTCGGCTAAATTGGTTAGTTGAAACCCCTTACTAGGGAGCTGGTTGATGGGAAGAGTTTCCAGCTGGCAAGCTATGCTTTTTTCCGGGGACTAAGAGATATAGGAATGAAGTATCCGGCATTCCTTCCTTTGAAGGATAGGCACGAACCATACACCTCTTATCAAAATCTCACACTCCAGTCATACACCTCTTTATCTTTGTCTGTAATTTTAGCTAAGCCCATGTGGATAGCTAGATTTGTCAAACATATCTGTAACAAGTATCACTTCATCGATTACTCATATTAAAATAGCATACATTTGTTTATAACAAGTTGAAATAATGATAACAttctatatttcaaatataactatatataaaaaatatgtcttAGACGTAtatttagccaacaattataacACCCCATTGTAGAtgccaactccaaccatgaaaACCTTTTAGATAAAAAATGACTTGAtgtaccaaaaataaaaaatattgataatctGATGAAAATATGACTATATTTATTGAACAGCTAGCAAATGCCACGTCATCaattagaatattaaaataatatattctaattataacaactttaaataataataacatgctatatttaaaatatagctaATCAATATAACCAATAACATCGAAACAAAATGTGTTACAAGTTGaccaaattttacataatatgttACACGTGCAATTTAATCAATCTCATTAGACATATTTTAAGTAATAGTTTAGCCGCTTTGATTAATATAAAGTTCTTATTTTTTCATATCACGACATTCAACTCATATTGACATCGTCCATAGTTAGAATCGTTGACTAGTTAAAAGTAATTGTTTAATTATCTTGATTATTGCAGAAAGACATGAATAAgtcattattttttatgtattcaCATAATTGAAATCACCGCATATTAACATATTTATGATTGAATGgtgaaaaaaataaacaaacataACAGGTGACAAGAGtagttatttaaaaataactatttaatattgattattatggaaatatacaaataaatatttatttttatttcttcacATCGCTAAAATTAACTCACATTAACATATTATGTGTTGTTCATgaactttttttataaaaattataaaatatataatcattccTGACAAAAGCGACCGAATATTAATCAGTGGCTTTTGTTTTTATAGTTTTTTAATTCTCTTACGCAGGAATATTCCCGctcaaaacataaaaattacataaaatttaaaagcgACCGCAAGACTCAGCCGTcgcttttatatttaaaagccACCAAACAAAAGTGACCCCTCATAAAAACGCATCAAACAAAAGCGACCGCCAATAAAAGCTACCAAATACGGTCGCTTTTGTTTATCAGTCAACTCAAATTTCTATTTCGAATAAAAGCCATCACTTTCGGTGACTTTTATACTTGGTCGCTTttatttggtggattttgatctTTTTTTTCTTGTAGTAGAGAATAAAGGTTCATCAACtatctaaaatttattatttatttttttttaaggaaaacatATCTAAAATTTAGAATAACTTTGATAACATAAATTTTGCATCAAAAAACTTTGATAACATAAATTTATTCGCAAACAAATACAGCCAAATATAATTGGAAGTCATCTAAATGGTCAAGAAGGAATTACATGTTTCCCATGAGTATAATGCCTATAAGCCCCCATAAATCACAGTGAATGAATTTAAAACACTCATCGCTAGTGTAGTATCTTTTACAGGAAAAGGAATTCTTGATTGTTTGGAAAATTGACACACATCACAGGTACTGGGAACTTATCTGATTGTAAATCTAGGTAGGAAATTATTTCAATTGTAGAGAATGCAGGGTGACCTAATCTGGTATGCCACCCTAGTGCAGTGATGACATTACAAACATCTTGATGAAGAGCATGATTTATGTGGAGCTGATACAAGCCAGCAACAGTTCACCACTGCATTAAGTCACGGAGAAACAAGAGAAGCAAAGCAACGAAAGAGAATGTGGAAGTAAAATGCAAAATGTTTATCATATCAGACAATGCAATAATTAGTTCCTTTACAGAgtgtttgattatatatatgcagATCTAGCAAAACCTTTCTAGCTTACACTAGAAGTAATTACATACAAAATTTCTAGATCATTCTGCAATCTCTTGTGTTTCAGAAACAGTGTCCATAACTTTCTGGTCAAAGTATTCAAAAACAACTTCAAGCTGCTTATAACATTTTATGATGCCTAAAAAAACAAGTactatacataaaatatttcaatttgGAACCGGTTATTTACTACGAGATcacattataaaaaatatgaaagacAGGAACAACATACAGTAACTGTAAATGTAGTTGAATCAAATTGCATTATTTACCTAAAGGGATAAATGTTATGATATGTTTCTTAATCAAAATACTTCGGAGCCTGaataatgaaatatttattattaaatgttttAGTTCAGAAGTTTAAATTTCTGATTCCACCACTGCATACATTTGCTCATTTGCTTGTGTAAATAGACAGTTCAGGGCAACCAAAAGTAATCATCGACCAAATAAACGATGATCAAAGATAATGGATACAGCGAGTAGGCAATGAACATTATCCAAACTGGGAACCGGGATATGAATGATGCGATAAGCCCCATTACAGAGCAAACAATAACTACGATCATCACTTCAGCAGAGAAATGCCATACTAAACCACGGAAGTATACAACTGACAGAAGAACAGAAAATCCAAGAACATTGTTCATGAACACCCCATCATAGATCTGCAGTCACAAATTAGTATAATTTACTATGTTAGTTAGATACTATGTGAGGAAAAAAATGATGTCCCAATGACAATGGTGTGTCTTTGTGTTCTTGACTTGTAAGTTACTTCCtgattaaaataaagaaaaattaagTGATGCGAACCTCAGAAAATGTCAAACGAGTATTTTTTGGTATCTTGTCTCTTACTGCTCGAATTGCTGATATAGCTGTTCTAGCACTTGTAGCCAACGGAACTAAAACAAAGGCAACATAAAATGATGGTATGTCTGCAGATGTTGCAAATTTCTGAACGCTGTGTATCAGGGGCTCGGCTAATACTGCTAACATTACTATTCCAACCACCAACAGAAATATAGCCTTTCCCCACGCCCTTGCTGATCTGTCCACCTACACATTATTTTATGTAATCAAGTGAAAAGATTTCATTTTAAGTCAGCAGTGGGACTGCTTACTAGCCTTGACAATTTTTTAACCAAGATTTTATTCATGGTTTGCTTACATTGTATTGTTGAGTATTGCCGCCAGTTTTCTTGATCCACTTTTTGAGTCCTATTGTGAATTCTTCAAGACTAATTTCTTCATTTCCGTCAGTGTCAAGATCTTCAAATATTTTCATCAGTGCCTCATCTTCAGCCATTTGCGCCTTATCTGCACTAATATCTGAGAGCAATGCCTTCAATTCAGACTGCGTTAAAGATTTACTCTTGTCCACATCAAGTCTTTCGAACAACCTGTAAACAGTTCATTGTTGGTTATGCACTTGCAAGGAGTTATTAGTATAAGCCGAACAAAGTATGAGAACAGCAGTCAAGTGTTTGATTGCGAAGAGACtgagaatattaaaattgacCAATATATGCTAGAAGCACTGTGAGCTTACTCTATGATGGCAGACTCATTAGCTTCTCCATCTTTCATATGTCTAACCTGCTCAAGAACTTGCTTCTTCACATTCTTCAATTTCTCTTGTTCTTCTAGCACCAGAGTAATTGCCTAAAAACCATGTACAGTAGCAATAAAATTTAGAAGCACAAAGCCAGGAAGTAggaatacaatattaaaaatatagaaatttcGGATACGGAAATGAATGACAGCACTTGGGCATGCTCTATGATCTGATTACCTCATCTAAATGCTTGATTGGCTGTCCAGGATCATGCGAATGGCTTGCGGGTTCATCCACTGCACACATAGTTGTGTGAAGCCAATGTTTAACTGttttcataaactctgtcaaacTGATTTGTTCATTCCCATCATGATCAAGTTCGTTCAAAATATTCTCCATAACCTTTTCCCTGCTTAATACTGACTTGCTAAGTTTGATTCTGTTGAAAAGTTCTGTAAGCTCGGCATGAGATAATTGTTGGTCTCCATCTTTATCCAACTTTTGGAATAGCCTGGAAATGTTAAATTGTACAAGAAAATTAACGATTTGCTTCAATATTCTCAACCTAAAAGTGTGAAGCAGAATTTCCAAGATAGTAACCTAGAAATTGCATCTTCATTAGGCGCACCATGGTCATCCAGGAGTCTTTCTGGTACGTATTCTTGCACATGGTTAATGACTGCTAAGACATGAGTCTGATGTTCAACTTTCAAATAATCCAACCTTCTATCTTGTATTGAACTGTGAGagaactgaaaaaaaaaaaacaggctcaaataaaagtttcagaaagcttatatatcatattaatttgAGAAGTGAATACCTGATAGCTGAAGTACGCAAGTAAGAGGACAATCAGAGCAAAAAGCGTCACTAATATGTCAATGTTATATGCCCTAGAGTTATATGATACATTAAAAATCTTTGGCGCTAGTATAATGATAAATGGTACTACTGAAACAAGCATAATTTTTGCCGTGAAACTAGTCTCTGCATCTGAGGTCACACCATAACCTGTGACAAAACAAACACGAATACATAAGAATAGTGAAGAATAGCACAACATGGATGACTAGTTGCAGTcctgagaaaaaaataatattggtaGAATATAAGATCTATCAAAATTAAATCATATGGAAAAAATCAAACCGGATAATAGTGATGGTGGTTTCTTTTGTTGGCTTTCTGCAGAAGGATCGCTGACAGGGATAGAATTGGTTTTATTAACAAAGACTTGTCGACCCAAGAACAGACAAGTTCCCCACAACAGTGTGAGATTGAAAATGGTTGATCCTGCTACCATACCAACTCCAGTTAAGACATTTTCTTGAGCTCCCTCGTCACTGCTAAACAGCCCAGTTACTGCAAATAGGCCAGAGAGTTGAAACAGAGAGAAACTTTAGAATGCCTTATGTTATGATCAATATTATTGTATACTTACTAAGACAGAAGGTTTTACACTAAAAACATCAGTGGgtctaaaatatattaatcatgAAATATGTAAATTAATAGCCTGCCAAGAACTCTCCCAGGATCTTAAATCATGAGCAGAATTCCACCTTTGAATTTACTTTAATGTCCAAACTTAATATtcagaatattaataatagtagaATTTAATCGGATCATATATTTTCTTGATGTATAACCAACTGTCAGCGCGGTTATAAGTTTTCACAACTTCAAGTCCATATAGCCAAACTCAACAGAGCCCATATGTCAACATCAGAATTAAAGAATTTCAAGTCACCCTTAACATACATAATTTCGCTTATATTCTAAAGAATGCTACACCAGAACCATTGTCAATCATCAAGGGGCAAATGAATTTAAAACAGTACTAAAAAATGATGATGCATTGATATTAGaaaacagatttttttttaagaaaaaagaagattattatttattacctATTTCCAAAGCAACCTTATATTAAAAACGAGGGGGGTAAACCTCACAtgtattgaaaatatatattggtAGTACATAGTTTTACTTCAGATTTACTTAACAagactaaaataatattttcataaaagaAAGACAATTTAAGGATGGGAAGCATGTCATCTTTACTGCCTATTCCAACTTTCAAGGGGAAGAGCACAAGCTGATACTTAGATTAATCTGTGTCGAGATCTAGATCTTATTACTATGCAAAGTACATGTCAGGCAGGAGCGTAAGTAAGAGGAACGAGAGACACGACACTTGTTCTTCctaaaaaaatttagacattTTCTCgccattctaaattttagaaaattatagaagcAACCccaaaacatttattttaaaatatacaagtaTTTTCCGAAATTTTGTTTGCTGAAACCGCACCTGATGACAGGTAGATTTTTATAGGAAAAACTAAATAGCAGAAACTTACCAAGTAGTATCAAGGACTCTGGAAGTTGAGCAATGACCGGAAAAGCACTGGCACCAAAGAAACCAGTCCCAAGAATCTCAAAAATCCTCCCACCTCCGGATAGAAGATACGTCTCGCCATGATACAACAAGTACTCATACACGATGATCAGAAAAAGATGGCCGAAAACACTTTCTGAGCATGGCAAAAAACCATACATATGCTCGCACTGCTCCTCCGAAGAATCCAATCCTTTCAACTGCAAAATTGAAGATCCTGTTTTATTTCCCTGTTTAGCACCATCATTAGTGACACTACCGTCTGAAACCAAATGATCAGGGCTACTGAAATGAGAATTTCGACCCTGCACTTCTATACTTGAGaggaaaacaagaaaaacaacgGAGATTGCAGTTCTTGCAAGTACTCTTTCCATTGCAGAACAGTTggaatttcaattatttttagcTGAGGCAGAATGTGTACTATATATAACCAATACATCTGTTATTAATGCCATATCTCACTGCTCTAGAgaggaaatatatattattagacAATGTGCATAACTCATAAACCCAAcaaccaaaatattatataaaaaacgtGAAGATGACTTGTTTATAACGAAGACTTGGGATCAGATCGGTTTTACATTATTGTAGATACacgattaatatttaaattttgaaagagGATAATTTAAGCGGAAAATGGCAAAAAAAAGGAGAAGTTGCTTATCCCTCCGCAGCAGGGTCATTACTTACGTTGTGAATTCGAGTTGGCTCGACCCCcaaaaaatcaagatttgtTGGTGTAATATgcagtagtacttatgcttataaattgaattaaagtctccacacttctcgatgtgggactgggatGTTACATAAAACTTTTTAAACAGAGGAGATTGCAACTATTCTTCGCATTGCAGATACGTTGGCTTTGAGAGAGAAATGAGAATGTTTATATGTAATTGACATTCTCACTGCTCAGGTAATCAATGGAGCCAAGTTGGCTCAGCCAACAACCAAACTATTATTCATATTAATAGGAATGACATGGAAGactttatatttaatgattaaTATCATTGTCTTTTGTTTCGTGATAGAGGCagcataaattttattttctgtagATTTATTATTTTCGAAATGAATGATTgacttatgaattattaaatcATACTCCTGCTACAGAATAAGGAAAGATGCAGAAGTAAATTCAAGTTCTTGTTATATACTTTAAAGTAAACtgtttgttaaataaaaataatacaatttggGAGTTGACTAGTCAGGCTCTATGGTTAATCAAGTGTTTGAACTCGTATTCTCTCCGATCATTTTTCCACTAAAGCTGGAATATTCAAAGAGCGAAAATGCCATAGATGCTGGCAGTGCTACTTGTTTGAACCTGAGTGTGAACTGTGATATAATTGAAGATGTACTTATATACTAGTAAGATCGAGGAACATGTGATGAGTAAAATATGTATTAATTCACAGATGTTTAAGTAAGACAAAATGGTGGACCATGTGCAAAATGCAGAAGAATAGTCCCTTAATACGTTGGTGTCACTGATATTATAATGATGATCAGCCGAGATGTAACTGTTGGTAATAATTTCAAACATGTTAGCCGTAGAGATTTTATAGGAGCCGATTAAATAAGTTTAGTGGGTGGTAGAGTTAGTTTTTTTTTCGTAGTAGTTATTTGTTTGCATCGTGCTTGAGTGTTGAGTAGGAGTTATTGTTTCCTGTTTTCTAGCTAGCAGTTTTCAGCAGTAGGTTTTACTATTAATCTTTGTATTCAGTACTGGTATGAAGTAGTTGTCTTTTGACACAAAACACTTGCCTTGTTTGTTCAGTTTTATCTCATATTGGTTAACATAACTATACAATTATATAACTATAGTAACAAGTTATTTATTTTCGGCTCAAGTTTTTTAGTATAAAACTAGTAGGTTTTCAATCCAAACCTGCCTACTACTTGGCCGTATAATTCGAACCTTCATGACTGCTTGTCGACATCATCGTAGATTTCATACTCTAATCTAAAATTATGTAATAATTGTGCAGTAGATCACACTCTTACAattgtgcacataattgtgcAGCACAGAAGCAGAATTGGGCAAATAACAGTTATAAGTGGGTTTCAAGTTCCAGCTAAAACCTGCAACAGTTTAGTAACTCTTGAAATTTGACAGATTTCACAAAATAGATACCTACGATTTTTGTTTACAGATGAATACTGTTGACATGACTAATCTGCACTGTTAATATCTTCTGCCAAATGTTGCTGCTATATTGTTTCTTCTGCTGTCATGTTACGCGGAGTTGATTAGATGATGAACCCTCAAAAAACTCTAATCAAAATATGCACAACGAATTTGTTTATACGATGTATATACTCACAAAGTCACTAACAATAATATCAGCACTTTGAGAAGTTGAAATATAATATGAGCACGCGGAGCTTAAATGGCTTACAGTATCAAGATAAACATCTGAGAGGGAGATTATTATGTTCTTTTTCCTTCCCTGCTTGTCAAGATTAAAAAGCACATTTACCAATCTTATATAAATTGAAGAGCTGACCATTTCTCACCACACGTTATCACTTGTTAGACTATAATATGATCATGATAAAACTCCTTCTACCCTCTCAAAATTTTAGAAGAATTGATCATAACTCCAGCTTGTAAGAGACTCGATTTTGACTGCTA of the Daucus carota subsp. sativus chromosome 4, DH1 v3.0, whole genome shotgun sequence genome contains:
- the LOC108217941 gene encoding sodium/calcium exchanger NCL1 — its product is MERVLARTAISVVFLVFLSSIEVQGRNSHFSSPDHLVSDGSVTNDGAKQGNKTGSSILQLKGLDSSEEQCEHMYGFLPCSESVFGHLFLIIVYEYLLYHGETYLLSGGGRIFEILGTGFFGASAFPVIAQLPESLILLVTGLFSSDEGAQENVLTGVGMVAGSTIFNLTLLWGTCLFLGRQVFVNKTNSIPVSDPSAESQQKKPPSLLSGYGVTSDAETSFTAKIMLVSVVPFIIILAPKIFNVSYNSRAYNIDILVTLFALIVLLLAYFSYQFSHSSIQDRRLDYLKVEHQTHVLAVINHVQEYVPERLLDDHGAPNEDAISRLFQKLDKDGDQQLSHAELTELFNRIKLSKSVLSREKVMENILNELDHDGNEQISLTEFMKTVKHWLHTTMCAVDEPASHSHDPGQPIKHLDEAITLVLEEQEKLKNVKKQVLEQVRHMKDGEANESAIIELFERLDVDKSKSLTQSELKALLSDISADKAQMAEDEALMKIFEDLDTDGNEEISLEEFTIGLKKWIKKTGGNTQQYNVDRSARAWGKAIFLLVVGIVMLAVLAEPLIHSVQKFATSADIPSFYVAFVLVPLATSARTAISAIRAVRDKIPKNTRLTFSEIYDGVFMNNVLGFSVLLSVVYFRGLVWHFSAEVMIVVIVCSVMGLIASFISRFPVWIMFIAYSLYPLSLIIVYLVDDYFWLP